In the Desulfobulbaceae bacterium DB1 genome, TTCACCCAGGATTTTTTAGGAAGTTTTACTCCGTCAAGCTCCAGGGTTAACGGAAAAGCAGCTTTTTGCGGCTGGCTTGTTATTGCAACAGCGATCACTGTTCCTGAGTGTTTATTGAAAACATCCTGGCTCAGGATAAGCACAGGCCTGAGACCCGCCTGTTCATGGCCGATAGTTGGATTTAAATTTGCCCAATAAATGTCGCCCCTTAATATTCCGGCCATTCTTCTCTTTCCGTGGAAATTCCTTCGTCAGCAAGAGCCTGTTCAAATTCCGGATTCAATTTCGCGCATTCAACCGCTAAACGGTTTTGTTCGATCTTGTTCAGCTTTTCCCTGATCGCTTCCTGAATGGCCTTGCTCCGATTTGGAAAAGCGCGGGATTTGACCAGAATATCAAGACGGTTCAAAATATCTTCTTCAATTGAGATAGCGATTTTTGCAGTTGCCATGATCTCACCTCCTGGTATTACAATATATCATACCCAAATATTTGGCAACACCTACGGCAGAATGCAGGTTGGCAGTGTGCTCAATATTTTTTTTGCGCACACGGATGAATCCGCGCCCTGGTTCCCTACTGGACAAAGATGGCCCGCCAGAGAGCGGCGAACAGACCTGCGGGAACGGCCAGCAGGATCACAACACCCAGGCAGCCGCCCTTGCCGTTGCCGCCTTGCCCCTGCCCGCCTCTTTCTCGCATTCCTCGAACATGATATAATCGAGGGCGTTGTTGCGTCGAAGAGGTTGTCGTTGTTGTCGTTGGGCATGAGAACTCCCGTGTTGCAGGAATATTACCCAGTCCTCAAAAGGGTCAAAGTGAGGTCGGTATAAAAAACCATCATGAAGAGGTCAATATAATGAACACAATATTTAACCCGCCGCACCCCGGCGAAGTGCTCAGGGAAGAGATCCTGAAACCCTTGGGGCTTACCGTCACCATGGCGGCTCCGTTGCTTGGTATCAGCCGGAAGTCGCTTTCCAGGATTGTCAACTGCCAGGGAGGCATCACTCCCGAGATGGCAATCCGGCTGGAAATGGCATTCAAACCAAGCGCGGAATCGTGGCTGCGGCATCAGATCGCCTATGATTTGTGGCAGACCCGACAAAAGGTGAATTTTCATGTCAACCCCATTGGCGGCCATGGTAAGTAATCTTCATCCTCTATAAATCTTTCCCGCAGTTCACTCCATAAACAGTGAAGGGCTGTGGCAGACCGACGGCAAGGTTTTGACATGAAAGTGAACATTTCCCACCGCCCAGGAAGGTGTCCTCCTTGGCGCGAAACTTCAGGTGTGCTTGAACTGAGGCCGACAGAATATTGTTCGCAAGATTTCACATTTTCAAATATTCGCTCCAAAAAACTTACCGGCAAGAATCTCAGCAATTCGGTTATTCTCCTCTTCGTTCCTCGCTGTTGTGGCAACAAGCAGGGAATACCCCTTGTCGGAGTTGACGTCTGTCACCATGCACACATCTACTCTTTCTGTTTGAATATGCCCTCGGCATTCAACCCTTGAAAGCGATTTCACCCACTTCCTGCTCTTTGGCTGGAAATCACAACTGTTGAGCACCTCGGCCACAAAGGGGGAAAGAACCAATTTGTCAGCTATGTTTTTGAGGCGACTTTGCCCGTGATGTCCGATTGCTCCAAGGTTGATCTTCTTTCCTTTCGGAGGCATATCGGTGCGCAGTAAATCTTCCGGATAATCCGCCTTGAATTTCTCCCAGAAAAGAAATCCGAGCCCGCTCAGGGTTACCTGGTCGTCCGACTCCTCCACGAGAATATCGAACCGACGATCGTAAAAAGCTATCCCCTGTTTCCAGTCAGCCACGGGAATGGATGATTCCCGCTCAATGAAACGCAACTTCCCTTCCACCTGGAAGATGATGTCATCGTCAAGAACAACGGGGAGCCCGGCCAGAGTGATCAAATCGTCTGAATCTTCATGAATGTAGCAAACCGGCTTATTGAAGAGCATGCCAGCAAGCGTGACATAAGGGACAACGCTCTTAAAACCTCCGGTTGGATTGAAGAGCGCGTCTTCATGCTCAAACCGCAGCAGATAATCAAATAGATTCTTGAGCCCTTCCTTGCGGAATTTTAGACCGTCGGTCGCCTGCAAGCCGACAATGTTCTCGATGCGGACTGACTCTGCCGGGCAAATGTTTCTCTCAACCAGAAAATCCCGTACGATCTCCGCGCAAAGCCGCCCGTCCAGCGTGTCCGTCGCGATAAGCTCTACCTTGTCATCACGGGACACATTCATGCGAACCAGGCTTTTGATTTCGGCGGAGGTTTCATTGAGGTCACCGGGCAAACGAAGAAGCTCAAGAGCGTCAAGAGCGCGGTCTTTCAATGCATTGATTTCAGTTTCAAATTTTGCCCGCTCTGACAGCGGCACATGGCGCAACCGGTCGAAATCCATCCGGCGTTTGACCAGCACCGAGACGCCGCAGGTACAAAGATAGGTTTTCATTTTACCGTCCTTTTTTCCCGAACTTTTCAAGAAGGCTGGAAACATCCAAAGGGGAATTCGACTCTTTGCTCTTCCGGGTCTCCGCTTTCTTCTGGGGAGTCTCACGATTGTGAGTGCCGGGCGGCATCAGTTTGACCCAGCCGGCGGTCAGTTCCGTATTGTTCGCCCACTGGACAAGCTTTCTGGTTTTCGGCAGAAGTCCGCCATGCTGATCGTCATAGCTTTTCCCGGTTGTGGCATGGATCAGGGCGTTTTTATAGAGATCCGGCCAGAGTTTTTTAATGGCCATGCCCATGGTCAGACTGAAAAAGCCCTCGTCCTTGCCGATCCGTAGCACCGGGCTGTCTGGCGTATTCTGCTTTTCTATTTCGGAGAGATGCGCGACTACTCCAGTTTTCCCTTGCAGCCGGAAATATTCCTTTTCCGTTTGCAACAGGTCCGAGGCAAAAGCATGACAGCAGGCGAGAAAATTTTCCACCGTATCCTTGAATCTGGCTTCGCCATCTGCCGCCATTTTGGCAAGCTTGACCTTCCGCGATTTTTCGTCCTCCAGACCTGTTCCCGGCAGGGACAGCATCAAGTCGGGTTTCAGATATTCGTAATTGATGGTGAACGGTCGTGAAACATTAACCGGTTTGGAAGATGCCACTTTGATGCTCACGACCGAATCAAGAAGCTCACTGTCACCAACGGCAAGAAATTTGAGCAGGTCGAATTTGGCGTCGTTTTTGGTGCGCAGAGCCTTTGCCTGGAAAGAGCCCTCAATTCTCGCAACGGCTTTATTGAGTTTGGTCTTTTGCCGTCGGTCTGGACGCTGTTGGTTTGCCACTTGCTTTATGTCTGTCTGCGAATCAGCCAGAAATTTTTTCAGTTCTGCTTCGAGAAATTCCTGCAAGCTGGCATCGTTCAGCAAACGGGTATATAGCACAGCCGTCCTGATGGCCCCTTTGATCTCGCTGCCCGGCACATAGGGTCGCGCTGCCTGCTTGATGCAAGGGATAATTGTTTGGTCTGCCCAGAAGTTGGATGGCGCTGTCACTTCATAAGTCGCTCGGGACAACAACTCGGTAAAATTAAACCTCAAATTCTGCAAGTATTTCTTGAGAGTAAACTCTCTCAAGAGTTTCTTTTTCTCATCTTTAAGATGTTTTTTTTTGTTATACTCTTTTTCCCGCTTGATTCTTTGTTCCGCAACTTCAAGCTCTCTGCTCTTCTCGGCAATCCAGGTGGCAAAGCGTAGCGCCTCTTTCTGGCCGATGGCGGCAAAAATCCTGTCCGGTTCAAAGTAGAACAACTTTCCCTTATCTGCCAGGTAGCTCAGGCCGTTGTATTCCTCGCCGCAGCCTATATGGAGGGGGGAAAGAATTTTCAGTTGGTATTGCATGGAGCCCCTCCCTTGCCGGCCCAGACCGGATAGGCCAGGCCGTACTGGTAAATGGTCTGGCCAGCCAACTCCTTGACCGGGACGATGCCGCCGAAATGCGCTTGGCGGGTCATCGGCGAAATATAGGAACCGGGCATAAGATACATGACCCGCCGTTTCCAGATGTCGTCCCCGGCGAACTCCAGTCTGCTTTCCACAGTGGAACGCACCGGCGCGATTGCATACCAGGATTTGCTATCAGCCAGAGATTCCTGCGGGATATAACGGGAAAGGGTGAAAAAGCCATCCCCTCCGGTAACGGTCTCGAACATTCTTTTTCCTTCGAGTTCAACTGTAAACCAATTCTTTCCGGTGCGGGCGTCTGCCCCTATCCCAGAATCGGCCAGATAGTTGAGCACCGACAGAAGAAGATCCGTTGCTTCGTCCGCAACTCTAAGCAAGAAATAAAGGCCGTGGCAGCAACGGAATCGGGCTTCATGGGAGTGAAACACATTGCCCGCCCCTGCGGTTGACCCGGCCAGCCGCTCAATGGAGTTTTGCTGCCGGACAGCGTTTGTTTGGAAACGCGGCGCGAGGTACAGCCCATCAAGGAAGGCCTGGAAAAGGACTTCTTCCCG is a window encoding:
- a CDS encoding MazF family transcriptional regulator, coding for MAGILRGDIYWANLNPTIGHEQAGLRPVLILSQDVFNKHSGTVIAVAITSQPQKAAFPLTLELDGVKLPKKSWVKISQIRTLSINRLGEKIGKATARELDLVVAGLNEIIAG
- a CDS encoding CopG family transcriptional regulator, with amino-acid sequence MATAKIAISIEEDILNRLDILVKSRAFPNRSKAIQEAIREKLNKIEQNRLAVECAKLNPEFEQALADEGISTEREEWPEY
- a CDS encoding addiction module antidote protein, HigA family, whose protein sequence is MNTIFNPPHPGEVLREEILKPLGLTVTMAAPLLGISRKSLSRIVNCQGGITPEMAIRLEMAFKPSAESWLRHQIAYDLWQTRQKVNFHVNPIGGHGK
- a CDS encoding type III-A CRISPR-associated RAMP protein Csm5, which gives rise to MQYQLKILSPLHIGCGEEYNGLSYLADKGKLFYFEPDRIFAAIGQKEALRFATWIAEKSRELEVAEQRIKREKEYNKKKHLKDEKKKLLREFTLKKYLQNLRFNFTELLSRATYEVTAPSNFWADQTIIPCIKQAARPYVPGSEIKGAIRTAVLYTRLLNDASLQEFLEAELKKFLADSQTDIKQVANQQRPDRRQKTKLNKAVARIEGSFQAKALRTKNDAKFDLLKFLAVGDSELLDSVVSIKVASSKPVNVSRPFTINYEYLKPDLMLSLPGTGLEDEKSRKVKLAKMAADGEARFKDTVENFLACCHAFASDLLQTEKEYFRLQGKTGVVAHLSEIEKQNTPDSPVLRIGKDEGFFSLTMGMAIKKLWPDLYKNALIHATTGKSYDDQHGGLLPKTRKLVQWANNTELTAGWVKLMPPGTHNRETPQKKAETRKSKESNSPLDVSSLLEKFGKKGR